A single region of the Pseudalkalibacillus berkeleyi genome encodes:
- a CDS encoding CBO0543 family protein → MFVNIVFGLLVPWCAGFYLLKRDLRIFLLIAPFSIVVAFLFDVLGFHLGFWRIDPKYDIEPYAALPMYFGVYPILSGFLFYFIKRSTRSDLLWIMFFTLITTIVEFIGVAIGMVHYSNGWTIFWTFISYLLAYIVVYGYYVLLKKYVEI, encoded by the coding sequence ATGTTTGTCAATATTGTGTTTGGATTACTTGTTCCTTGGTGCGCTGGGTTTTATTTACTCAAAAGAGATCTGAGGATTTTTTTGTTGATTGCGCCATTCTCTATCGTTGTCGCGTTCTTGTTCGATGTGCTTGGATTCCATTTAGGTTTCTGGAGAATAGATCCTAAATATGATATTGAGCCATATGCAGCCCTGCCTATGTACTTTGGCGTCTATCCAATATTAAGTGGATTTCTATTCTACTTCATTAAGCGTTCGACACGTAGCGACCTTCTCTGGATCATGTTTTTCACATTAATAACGACCATTGTAGAATTCATAGGTGTAGCAATAGGAATGGTTCATTATTCAAATGGGTGGACCATATTCTGGACATTCATATCTTATTTATTAGCTTACATTGTTGTTTACGGATACTATGTTCTGTTGAAAAAATATGTCGAGATATAA
- a CDS encoding trimeric intracellular cation channel family protein yields MTWDVLNVIGTMAFAISGAIIAMEEDYDLLGVLILGLATAFGGGIIRNILIDVPMSTLWEQDILIKVTVLIIALIFFIPEGWIHFTKGWLNFFDAVGLSTFAIQGALYAYSAGHSLTAIIMAAVMTGTGGGIVRDLLAGRKPTVLRYDIYAAWAIIAGIFIGTGITSKPWELYLLCGILITLRLFSAKYRWKLPHRYLQTL; encoded by the coding sequence TTGACTTGGGATGTCTTAAATGTAATCGGTACGATGGCATTTGCAATTAGTGGTGCCATTATCGCAATGGAAGAGGATTATGATTTATTAGGTGTTTTGATTCTAGGCTTAGCCACTGCATTTGGTGGGGGAATCATTCGAAATATATTAATAGATGTACCGATGTCTACACTTTGGGAGCAGGATATATTGATTAAAGTTACAGTGTTGATTATTGCTTTGATCTTTTTCATTCCAGAAGGTTGGATTCATTTTACAAAAGGTTGGTTAAATTTCTTTGATGCAGTAGGTTTATCGACTTTTGCTATACAAGGGGCGCTGTATGCATATTCTGCTGGACATTCGCTAACAGCAATCATTATGGCTGCAGTAATGACGGGTACTGGTGGAGGGATTGTCCGTGACTTACTAGCTGGACGAAAGCCTACCGTCCTCAGGTACGACATATACGCAGCATGGGCGATTATTGCTGGTATATTCATAGGTACAGGTATTACAAGTAAGCCATGGGAGCTATATTTATTATGCGGGATCTTGATAACTTTAAGACTCTTCTCCGCGAAATATAGATGGAAACTTCCACACAGATATTTACAAACTTTATAA
- a CDS encoding sigma-54 interaction domain-containing protein, with translation MLLDVTNTREMLQAILSSIDEGIHVINNEGITVFYNEIASKHDGVPVEDVLGYHLLDVFPTFSKETSTLLKVIQSGEPIYNQHQRYPNAKGNLITTVNTTLPIVVGGQVVGAVEIAKDFTKIQQLSWKLLDLEARVKGATSSDHPKEYENGTNFRMNDILTKNDAFLKVKEMAVKASKSTSSIIVYGETGTGKELLVQAIHNASDRMDQSFIAQNCAAIPSTLLESILFGTAKGSYTGAVDRPGLFELADGGTLFLDELNSMPLDTQAKLLRVLQNGKIRRVGSTSEKSVDVRVIVAMNEHPKVCIENGTLRKDLYYRLNVIFLNIPPLRDRKEDLSLLMDHFIQRYNFKFGKLVIRVSDEVKELFNEYHWPGNVRELEHAIESALNVINEDTLTLEHIPIHFIEASDPFHEGDSIPSLRKAISDTEEKWIHKALDATDGNIQRAAKLLKIPRQTLQYKLSKMNEKHTAEN, from the coding sequence ATGTTGCTTGACGTGACAAATACACGGGAAATGTTGCAAGCGATCTTAAGCTCCATTGATGAAGGCATCCATGTCATTAATAACGAAGGCATCACTGTTTTTTATAATGAAATTGCTTCTAAGCATGACGGGGTACCTGTCGAAGATGTATTAGGCTATCATCTATTAGATGTCTTTCCTACTTTCTCAAAGGAAACGAGTACGTTATTGAAAGTAATACAGTCCGGCGAACCCATTTACAATCAGCATCAGCGATATCCGAATGCGAAAGGTAATTTAATTACGACAGTGAATACGACTTTACCGATCGTTGTTGGCGGACAAGTTGTAGGTGCTGTTGAGATCGCGAAAGATTTCACGAAAATACAACAGTTATCTTGGAAACTCCTTGACCTTGAAGCAAGAGTTAAAGGGGCGACCTCAAGTGACCATCCGAAGGAATATGAAAACGGTACGAATTTTAGAATGAATGACATACTTACAAAGAATGACGCGTTCCTTAAAGTAAAAGAAATGGCGGTTAAAGCCTCAAAGTCGACATCATCAATCATTGTATATGGTGAAACAGGGACTGGTAAAGAATTGCTTGTTCAAGCGATTCACAATGCATCTGATCGAATGGACCAATCTTTTATCGCGCAGAATTGTGCGGCCATTCCATCCACTTTACTTGAAAGCATTTTGTTCGGAACTGCAAAAGGAAGCTATACTGGAGCTGTAGATCGCCCTGGGTTATTTGAGCTTGCAGACGGTGGTACATTATTTTTGGATGAATTAAATTCAATGCCCCTCGATACCCAAGCAAAGTTACTCCGTGTTCTCCAAAACGGGAAGATTCGTAGAGTCGGAAGCACATCTGAAAAGAGTGTTGATGTAAGAGTGATCGTTGCTATGAATGAACACCCTAAAGTGTGTATCGAAAATGGAACATTACGTAAAGACCTCTATTACCGGTTGAATGTAATATTCCTGAATATTCCCCCGTTACGAGATCGAAAAGAAGACCTTTCATTATTAATGGACCATTTTATACAGCGATATAATTTTAAGTTTGGAAAATTGGTCATTAGAGTATCCGATGAAGTGAAAGAATTATTTAACGAATATCATTGGCCTGGTAATGTGAGGGAGTTAGAGCATGCGATAGAATCTGCGCTAAATGTCATTAATGAGGATACGTTGACACTCGAACATATTCCGATTCATTTCATTGAAGCATCTGATCCATTTCATGAAGGTGACTCAATTCCATCCTTAAGAAAAGCCATTTCCGATACGGAGGAGAAATGGATCCATAAAGCGTTAGATGCAACAGATGGAAATATACAAAGAGCTGCAAAGCTTTTGAAAATCCCCCGTCAAACACTTCAATATAAACTTTCAAAAATGAATGAGAAGCACACTGCCGAAAATTAG
- a CDS encoding dynamin family protein produces MTTNEKNQHHAIWIHRLYQLEKYLSKREAKKEYVHKIHQLALKAKSNELTIAFCGHFSAGKSSMINQIIGDDLLPSSPIPTSANIVALKEGNPQVLVTDQNGNKVSYAGEINIEQVKKASKDGEKIRTIEIYKHHPFLEDETVLMDTPGIDSTDDAHRISTESMLHLADVIIYVMDYNHVQSELNFNFTKEMQDAGKEVYLVINQIDKHNEAELPLTEFKDKTLDVFSQWGVQPKQAYFTSLKETNHTENDLSDLKNELKRIKQNKDTIINHTLDRMTNQLKNEYLENKYPDTSASAKDIDKTEKVISQLQSELDDLNGNSTIVEKQFHSELKKIIENARVMPYEVRELGRSVLESMQEGFKTGLFFSKKKTEAERQSRITEYVNAINEKLKTELEWHLKEELKKQFLKLQIHEPSIEEDILTMSHELVQEDVYRLQQRGATFNESYVLQYNRDVEDDLKKRYRRTAVQLFERMKEGYIEKHIMPKKKKTEMKLKDWKAKHKLEQSIVDQLNQRTDEESGLKQILKSMDRIEQTKDWLMDIEESSSLTAVEEKWLNTEAERKDHSERDIIPQEENDSIYKGNVDESALQLDQAIETLSEWPSLKDLTKRMKERSNKIKTKQFTVALFGAFSAGKSSFANAWLKDHVLPVSPNPTTATINKIMPVTDEHKHGTVKIQMKSADIMLEEINHSLQRFSEKAPTLEFAIDLIKKIDTKDPDPHIHFLRAVEKGYPVMKEYLGSEQLIDHDQFASFVAQEDRACFTESVELYYDCELTQQGITLVDTPGADSINARHTSVAFEYIKNADAIVFVTYYNHAFSKADRDFLIQLGRVKDTFSMDKMYFVINAADLAKDQQERDDVVDYVSSQLNEYGIRHPRMYALSSKQALIERRDHHDQQTSNFQKFLDSFQTTTLNERDQTLQQQADQLLQTGQKRLSEWIFNAKADKEEQVREKERLSDEQNEILSYIQSSSTGPYFKAIKQETEELLHYVGQRLMLTLNDEFKIAFNPSVLSNKHIGKEQLERCLDEFLDAMAFQLAQELRATTLRIEKNLNKQRYHFYEKITAHVNEKSQYELMELETISVETPNVEVHWSEKTHKKFLPLLKAFKNPKQFFEGKGRDQLREDLSKMFEPELQDMINAFSHEYTNFYESQLQHELEHLQDEMTKEIQFYYQGLLEAIGSKEQLEQLEQAKAKLDAIIHQGYGVKYE; encoded by the coding sequence ATGACAACTAATGAGAAAAATCAACATCATGCTATATGGATCCATCGCCTTTATCAATTAGAGAAATATCTCTCTAAACGAGAGGCTAAGAAAGAATATGTACATAAAATTCACCAGCTCGCTCTTAAAGCAAAGTCGAATGAATTAACGATTGCTTTCTGCGGGCATTTTAGTGCTGGAAAATCGAGCATGATCAATCAAATCATTGGGGACGATTTGCTTCCCTCTTCTCCAATTCCAACGAGCGCGAACATTGTCGCGCTAAAGGAGGGGAATCCTCAAGTTCTCGTTACAGACCAAAATGGGAATAAGGTTTCGTATGCAGGAGAAATCAATATAGAGCAAGTGAAAAAAGCTTCCAAAGACGGTGAGAAAATCAGGACAATTGAAATATACAAGCACCATCCTTTTTTGGAGGACGAGACGGTCTTGATGGATACACCAGGTATTGATTCAACTGATGATGCACATCGCATTTCAACAGAGTCGATGCTACACCTTGCGGATGTAATCATTTATGTAATGGATTACAACCATGTTCAATCAGAGTTGAATTTCAATTTTACGAAAGAAATGCAGGACGCTGGAAAAGAAGTATATCTTGTCATCAACCAAATTGATAAACATAACGAAGCAGAACTTCCTTTAACTGAATTCAAGGACAAGACGCTTGATGTGTTTTCACAATGGGGTGTGCAACCGAAACAAGCTTATTTCACTTCATTGAAAGAAACTAATCATACGGAAAATGATTTATCAGATTTGAAAAATGAATTAAAGCGAATCAAACAGAATAAAGATACAATCATTAATCACACTCTGGATCGCATGACGAACCAACTGAAGAATGAGTACCTTGAAAATAAATATCCAGATACGAGTGCCTCAGCAAAAGACATAGATAAAACGGAAAAGGTGATTTCGCAATTACAAAGTGAATTAGATGATCTGAACGGAAATAGTACGATTGTTGAAAAGCAATTCCACTCTGAATTGAAAAAGATCATTGAAAACGCACGAGTCATGCCTTATGAAGTGAGGGAGCTTGGAAGGTCTGTACTAGAATCGATGCAGGAGGGATTTAAAACCGGTCTTTTCTTTTCTAAGAAAAAAACCGAAGCTGAACGTCAAAGCCGTATTACTGAATACGTAAATGCAATAAACGAAAAGTTAAAGACAGAACTAGAGTGGCATTTGAAGGAAGAATTGAAGAAGCAATTTCTCAAATTACAAATACATGAACCTTCTATTGAAGAAGATATCCTAACCATGTCTCATGAGCTCGTTCAGGAAGATGTCTATCGACTTCAACAACGAGGTGCAACATTCAATGAATCTTATGTCCTTCAATATAATCGCGACGTTGAAGATGATTTGAAGAAAAGGTACCGAAGAACAGCTGTACAGCTGTTCGAACGTATGAAAGAAGGATATATTGAAAAACATATAATGCCTAAGAAAAAGAAGACTGAGATGAAGTTAAAAGATTGGAAAGCCAAGCACAAGCTAGAACAATCGATTGTTGATCAACTCAATCAGCGCACCGATGAGGAAAGTGGATTGAAACAAATTCTAAAGTCCATGGATAGAATTGAGCAAACGAAAGACTGGCTGATGGACATCGAGGAGTCAAGTTCTTTAACTGCTGTTGAAGAGAAGTGGTTGAATACAGAAGCTGAACGTAAAGACCACAGTGAACGAGACATCATCCCTCAAGAAGAAAATGATTCCATTTATAAAGGGAATGTTGATGAATCCGCTTTGCAGTTGGACCAAGCGATTGAAACTTTATCTGAATGGCCGTCGTTAAAAGATTTAACGAAACGTATGAAAGAACGGTCAAACAAAATTAAAACGAAGCAGTTTACTGTTGCACTGTTTGGTGCATTCAGTGCAGGGAAATCGTCCTTTGCAAATGCATGGCTTAAAGATCATGTTCTACCCGTTTCACCAAATCCTACGACAGCTACAATTAATAAAATCATGCCTGTAACAGATGAACATAAGCATGGGACTGTAAAAATTCAAATGAAATCTGCAGATATCATGTTAGAAGAGATCAATCATTCATTACAAAGATTCAGTGAAAAAGCTCCGACACTAGAATTCGCTATAGATTTAATCAAAAAGATTGATACGAAGGATCCTGATCCACATATTCATTTCTTGAGAGCTGTGGAGAAAGGATATCCTGTTATGAAAGAGTATTTGGGTTCAGAGCAATTAATTGATCATGATCAGTTTGCTTCTTTCGTAGCACAAGAAGACCGCGCCTGTTTTACTGAGTCAGTGGAACTTTATTATGATTGCGAATTAACTCAACAAGGTATTACGCTAGTAGATACACCCGGAGCAGATTCGATAAATGCAAGGCACACTTCGGTCGCGTTTGAATATATCAAAAACGCGGATGCGATTGTTTTCGTCACTTATTATAATCATGCTTTTTCTAAAGCGGACAGAGATTTCTTAATTCAGTTAGGACGTGTAAAGGATACGTTCTCGATGGATAAAATGTATTTTGTCATTAACGCAGCAGATTTGGCTAAAGATCAACAAGAGCGAGATGACGTCGTTGATTATGTTAGCTCTCAGTTGAATGAATACGGAATTAGACATCCTAGGATGTATGCGCTATCGAGTAAACAAGCCCTAATTGAACGAAGAGATCACCATGATCAGCAAACATCTAACTTTCAAAAATTCCTGGATTCTTTCCAAACGACCACACTAAATGAACGAGACCAAACGTTGCAACAACAAGCAGATCAACTTTTACAAACTGGACAAAAACGATTAAGTGAATGGATTTTCAATGCAAAAGCTGATAAAGAAGAGCAAGTGAGAGAAAAGGAACGGTTGAGTGATGAACAAAATGAAATTTTGAGCTACATTCAATCAAGTTCAACCGGCCCGTATTTCAAAGCGATTAAGCAAGAAACGGAAGAATTGCTTCATTATGTTGGACAGAGGTTAATGCTGACGTTGAATGATGAATTTAAGATCGCATTTAATCCTTCCGTGTTGTCTAATAAACATATTGGGAAAGAACAACTAGAGCGATGTTTAGATGAATTTTTGGATGCGATGGCTTTCCAACTTGCTCAGGAACTGAGAGCGACTACTTTAAGAATAGAGAAAAATTTAAATAAGCAACGGTACCATTTCTATGAAAAAATAACGGCTCATGTGAATGAAAAGAGTCAATATGAATTAATGGAGCTAGAAACAATTAGTGTTGAAACACCGAATGTTGAGGTTCATTGGTCTGAGAAGACGCACAAAAAATTCTTACCGTTACTAAAAGCATTCAAAAATCCGAAGCAATTCTTTGAAGGAAAGGGTAGAGATCAGCTAAGGGAAGACTTGTCCAAAATGTTTGAACCTGAACTTCAAGATATGATTAACGCATTTTCACATGAATATACGAACTTCTATGAAAGCCAACTTCAACATGAACTTGAACATCTACAAGATGAAATGACTAAGGAGATCCAGTTCTACTATCAAGGACTACTTGAAGCAATTGGATCGAAAGAACAGCTCGAACAGCTTGAACAAGCGAAAGCTAAGCTAGACGCCATCATCCATCAAGGATATGGAGTCAAGTATGAGTGA
- a CDS encoding aminotransferase A — translation MEQWINPRVKQIQISGIRQFFNRVSSYPDAISLTLGLPDFPTPDHVKEAGKKAIDENKTTYTHNAGSIELRRSIHAFVKDAYNLIYRPEDEIIATSGASEAIDISLRTILVEGDEVILPGPVYPGYEPVIQLCGAKAVHVDTRDTEFKLTASKIKAHLTERTKCVILPYPSNPTGMTLSTEELEDIVELLKDRNVFILSDEIYSELTYDVPHQSIASYEGMKEKTIVINGLSKSHSMTGWRIGYLLGDSSVMKHILKVHQYNVTCVSSITQAAAIEALTTGKNDAKPMRDVYKERLDYTYNRLIDMGLQTDKPKGAFYLFPSIKPFNMDSWTFASKLLDEEELAVVPGIAFSDYGDQYIRISYAYHQDLLKEGLDRLERFIEKLKTNK, via the coding sequence ATGGAGCAATGGATCAACCCTAGAGTCAAACAAATACAAATTTCGGGTATTAGACAATTTTTCAACAGGGTGTCTTCTTATCCTGACGCGATATCGTTAACACTCGGACTACCCGATTTCCCAACACCTGACCATGTAAAAGAAGCAGGGAAAAAAGCCATCGATGAAAACAAAACGACATATACGCATAATGCCGGTTCAATAGAACTAAGAAGATCAATCCATGCGTTTGTAAAAGACGCGTATAATTTAATTTATCGTCCAGAAGATGAAATCATTGCAACAAGTGGTGCAAGTGAAGCGATTGACATTTCATTGAGAACGATTCTAGTCGAAGGTGATGAAGTCATATTACCTGGACCTGTATATCCTGGATATGAACCGGTCATCCAATTGTGTGGGGCAAAGGCTGTTCATGTTGATACCCGCGATACGGAATTTAAGTTAACAGCTTCAAAAATTAAGGCGCATCTTACTGAACGTACTAAATGTGTCATCCTCCCCTATCCGTCAAACCCTACAGGTATGACACTATCAACAGAAGAATTGGAAGACATTGTCGAATTGTTGAAGGACCGAAATGTCTTTATTCTCTCTGATGAAATATATAGTGAGTTGACCTATGACGTCCCCCATCAATCAATAGCGTCTTATGAGGGTATGAAAGAAAAAACGATCGTCATCAACGGACTCTCTAAATCACATTCAATGACAGGTTGGAGAATCGGTTATCTTCTAGGCGATTCGTCTGTGATGAAACACATTTTGAAGGTGCATCAATACAATGTCACTTGCGTATCCTCCATTACCCAAGCTGCTGCAATTGAAGCTTTAACCACTGGCAAGAACGATGCAAAACCTATGCGTGACGTATACAAGGAACGTTTAGACTACACATATAATCGTTTAATTGATATGGGACTACAAACAGACAAGCCCAAAGGTGCTTTTTACTTATTCCCATCCATTAAACCATTCAATATGGATTCTTGGACATTTGCATCAAAGTTATTAGATGAAGAAGAACTTGCAGTAGTACCGGGTATCGCCTTTTCTGACTACGGAGATCAATATATTCGGATCTCCTACGCTTATCATCAAGACTTGTTAAAAGAAGGACTCGATCGTCTCGAAAGGTTCATTGAAAAACTGAAAACAAATAAATGA
- the ablB gene encoding putative beta-lysine N-acetyltransferase, with the protein MRDIKVYYEDRVVTSTNCTMNVSLDFFNERLKIEDYRGNIHSVHKQVTKLLAENPFTKVIIKSRQEDWKTLLSYGYQFEALYSGYFNGSDAYSMAHFTENGRRSSEYWVYENETLQQVQELERTLVVPSSNGYTIRQAQTKDAEELAKLYELVFEIYPTPMNDPNYIRKLITQDSIFYVAECKGSIVSTASADINTTYNNAELTDCATLPEHRKKGLMKILIAKLEVALKEKQVYCAYSIARALSFGMNAVFHQRHYEYKGRFTKNCNIFNKLEDMNLWVCDLSRR; encoded by the coding sequence ATGAGAGACATAAAGGTTTACTATGAGGATCGTGTGGTTACATCAACAAATTGTACGATGAACGTCTCGTTGGATTTTTTTAATGAACGTTTGAAAATAGAAGATTATCGTGGAAACATCCATTCTGTTCATAAGCAAGTAACGAAACTCCTTGCAGAAAACCCCTTTACAAAGGTCATTATTAAATCCAGACAAGAGGACTGGAAGACATTATTATCATATGGATATCAATTTGAAGCCTTGTATTCTGGATATTTTAATGGAAGCGATGCATATTCTATGGCGCACTTTACTGAAAATGGACGGAGATCTAGCGAGTATTGGGTGTATGAAAATGAAACACTTCAACAAGTTCAAGAGTTAGAGCGTACATTAGTTGTTCCTAGTTCAAACGGCTATACAATTCGACAAGCTCAAACCAAAGATGCTGAAGAATTAGCAAAGCTCTATGAATTGGTGTTTGAAATTTATCCGACACCAATGAATGATCCCAATTATATACGGAAACTGATCACGCAAGACTCTATTTTCTATGTAGCGGAATGCAAGGGCAGCATCGTGAGTACTGCCTCAGCTGACATCAATACCACATATAACAATGCCGAATTGACTGACTGTGCAACACTTCCAGAACATCGGAAGAAGGGATTGATGAAAATTTTAATTGCAAAGCTAGAGGTTGCTTTAAAGGAAAAGCAAGTGTATTGTGCTTATTCTATTGCTCGTGCATTATCATTTGGTATGAATGCAGTATTTCATCAACGACATTATGAATACAAAGGGCGTTTCACAAAGAACTGCAACATATTCAATAAACTAGAGGATATGAACTTATGGGTGTGTGATTTATCTCGTAGATAG
- a CDS encoding thioredoxin family protein has product MKEITHLQSITAVDQFIATNQMSFIYVTRTNCSVCHALLPRVREMLNQYENIHLGQVNADDVTEIAGHFSIFTVPVLLLFVEGKEMIREARFVQIEALDTQIGRIYEMNT; this is encoded by the coding sequence TTGAAAGAGATCACTCACCTTCAATCCATCACAGCAGTTGATCAATTCATTGCTACAAATCAAATGAGCTTCATTTATGTTACAAGAACAAATTGTAGTGTATGTCATGCTTTATTACCTAGGGTTCGGGAGATGCTTAATCAATACGAAAATATCCACCTCGGTCAAGTGAATGCTGATGATGTTACCGAAATTGCAGGACACTTTTCTATATTCACTGTACCGGTTCTACTTTTGTTCGTAGAAGGAAAAGAAATGATTCGAGAAGCAAGATTTGTGCAAATAGAAGCACTTGATACACAAATCGGTAGGATTTATGAAATGAACACATAG
- a CDS encoding DUF2533 family protein — protein MSVHHDISKHSNDQHARVEKFKELEVRREKLIESALNKCRENQSYGEILENINVITEEINDLARKGIVPQRKKVTKQMVEEYCRK, from the coding sequence ATGTCGGTCCATCATGATATTTCAAAGCATAGTAATGACCAACACGCTAGGGTAGAAAAGTTTAAAGAGTTAGAAGTCAGAAGAGAAAAGCTTATTGAATCTGCCTTAAATAAATGCAGAGAAAATCAAAGCTATGGAGAAATTCTAGAAAATATTAATGTAATCACTGAAGAAATCAATGATTTAGCACGTAAAGGAATCGTACCACAACGAAAAAAAGTAACAAAGCAGATGGTTGAGGAATACTGTCGTAAATAA
- a CDS encoding sulfurtransferase, which translates to MKNIVSVDWLYNKLDDEQVVPVDCRFYLQNKDQGQEEYHDAHIPGARYADLEKNLSGPVRDHGGRHPLPDLDQFVKFLESIGIDHTKTIVAYDAQNTAMASRFWWMLKYLGHEKVYVLDGGFQAWEKKNYPLTEKLTDVEKVTFTPKVRKEMVADLKEVQEGTVKGQVTLIDARDEPRYLGQSEPIDPKPGHIPSAINRFFMENIDQGKWKSPDELKQRFNGQMDQQVINYCGSGVTACVNILALDEIGKTSKLYVGSWSDWSSYEDHEIETKQEETQ; encoded by the coding sequence ATGAAAAATATCGTATCTGTAGATTGGTTATATAACAAACTGGATGATGAGCAAGTCGTTCCGGTCGATTGTCGGTTCTACTTGCAAAATAAAGATCAAGGACAAGAAGAGTATCACGATGCACATATTCCAGGGGCTCGTTACGCAGATTTGGAGAAAAATCTATCGGGTCCAGTGCGTGATCATGGCGGTCGTCATCCTCTACCAGACTTGGATCAGTTCGTGAAATTTCTTGAGTCCATCGGAATAGATCATACGAAAACGATTGTTGCTTACGATGCACAGAATACAGCAATGGCTTCACGATTTTGGTGGATGTTAAAGTATCTAGGGCATGAGAAAGTGTATGTATTAGACGGTGGTTTTCAAGCATGGGAGAAGAAGAACTATCCCCTTACTGAGAAATTAACGGATGTGGAAAAGGTGACATTCACCCCTAAAGTCCGAAAAGAGATGGTTGCTGATTTAAAAGAAGTTCAAGAAGGAACAGTTAAAGGTCAAGTTACATTGATTGATGCAAGAGATGAGCCTCGATATCTCGGACAATCAGAACCGATTGATCCGAAACCAGGACATATCCCAAGTGCCATTAATCGCTTCTTCATGGAAAATATTGATCAAGGAAAATGGAAATCCCCAGATGAACTGAAGCAACGATTTAATGGCCAAATGGATCAACAAGTGATCAATTATTGTGGTTCAGGTGTAACAGCTTGTGTAAACATTCTAGCGCTCGATGAAATTGGAAAGACAAGCAAATTATATGTTGGTAGTTGGAGTGATTGGAGTTCATACGAAGATCATGAAATTGAGACAAAACAGGAAGAAACACAATAA